ataaaaatgtaagtaaatctcagcacaaaagaaaaaaaaattgcagaaataTCTTCAAGCAGTTCAAAAGGTAGAAGATAGATATATTTGAGTATTGTACACAGTTATATGGAGACAATTAAAGCACTTTggtaattacaaaaatataatcatataattttactatatattcTAGTCACCCCTGGAAATCTAATATCATTCATTAGTTTCTAACTTTTAGGATAATATTTTATACACTGTTAtgacaaaattatgaaacaaaaccCTCATATATTAACCTGTTCTTTGTTTGCAGAGCACATAAATGAGAGATCAATAACTGATCCCTGCCACATGCCAGCAACTTTTGTGTAAAACAATTCTattgaagaattaaaaattatattgagttatgtgtgtgtgtatgtgtgtttgtaaacatttataaattaccCACATAATAAGAATCTTAAGGTCCTCTTCTGATCTTCTCTTCACAGCCTCCAGTATCTTTTCGTCTTACTCATTTCTGTCAAAATGCTAGAAATAACTGGATAGGACTGCCCCTGAGAGCCAATCAGCAGTACTACTCAATCATTTAGCAAAATAACTATTTATCTGTGTAAGGCTCATTTTATTGTAGTTCagggaagagatttaaaaaattgataaattggactttatcaaaattaggatatttgagtatttaaaaaaCTTGTTCAGAATATGAGATTCTTCATGTAGTCATAAGCAGCCCTTAAGAGAGGTCATGCacattaaatatttcacaattttatatTACTCGCACTTCCTCTTTTAAGGTTAAGAGGTAGCCAGAACCAGAGAAGACTGCTTTTTAAACGTTCCCATATTCTGACTCCATGGACATACAGAGAAAATAGTGCTGTTCCAagctatattttccaaattgaaaTTTTGACATGTGATTTTCAGTCCATTGtgctttctcattaaaaaataataaagttaattaaataacattgtgttgttaatttccaataacattttgtttttaatacctgTTTCTAtagaagcaaatggaaatattGTGTATTTTACACAAAGTTTTATTCCTATCAGACTTTGTGTATTTTCTCCTTCTATCAAAGGTTTTAGCTGTACTTTTAGATATATGTTCTTGTCTTGGATGAATACGTTATACTTGATTGTTACTTTTGGAATAACATTTGGAGTAACCATGATTAATTCACTTATAACTTCATTCACGATGTGAAACACTGacatctttttatactttttccttttgaagaTTTTAATACTTTACATAAGTGAATTACATTTATTGCCATAAAATGCTATGAACTGAAAAACTCTCAGAACAACTTATAGCACAActgtctaattttaaaaatgcctgtaGATGTTAAGCAACTTGCTTGTGGTCACAATACTAGTTATAGACAGAGTTGGGACTTAGAATATAAGTCTTCTGGCACCTATTTCTGAGCTGATTCTATGTCATGTGACTTTAATAATTTGAAAGCTGGTCTCATTATATAACATAAGTTAAATACGTTTCATTGTATGTTTTCTAGGGTCAAAGTATGTTTGGGCTTGATGTCATTGAAACACCAGAAGGAGACAAGACGCCACAGATAATTGTTCAAAAGGAGTTAGATAGAGAAGAGAAGGACACATATGTAATGAAAGTAAAGGTTGAAGATGGTGGCTTTCCTCGAAGATCCAGTATGCTATTTTGCAAATAAATGTTGCTGACACAAATGACAACCACCCAGTATTCAAGGAGAATGAGATTGAAGTCAGTATACCAGAAAATGCTCCTGTAGGTACTTCAGTAACACAACTCCATGCCACAGATGCCGACATAGGTGAAAATGCCAAGATTCACTTCTATTTCAGCAATCTAGTCTCCAACATCACCAAGAAACTATTTCACCTGAACAACAACACCGGACTTATCACAATCAAAGAACCACTGGATAGGGAAGAATCACCAAACCATAAGTTACAGGTTTTAGCAAGTGATGGTGGATTGATGCCAGCAAGAGCAATGGTTCTAGTAAATGTTACAGATATCAATGACAATGTCCCATCAATTGACATAAGATACATCATTAATCCAATCAATGGTACTGTGATTCTTTCAGAAAATGCTCCACTTCACACCAAAATTGCTCTCATAACTGTGACAGATAAAGATGCTGACCATAATGGCAGGGTGACATGCTTCACAGATCATGAAGTCCCTTTCAGATTAAGGCCAGTGTTCAGTAATCAGTTCCTCCTGGAGACTGCTGCATATCTTGACTATGAGTCCACAAGAGAATATGCCATTAAATTGCTAGCTGTAGATGCTGGAAAACCTCCTTTGAATCAATCATCCATGCTCCTTGTCAAAGGCAAAGATGAAAATGACAATGCTCCGGTTTTCATCCAGCCTTTTATAAGTCTTTCTGTTCCTGAGAATAACTCTCCTGGCACCAAGTTGACAAAACTAAGTGCAGTGGATGCAGACAGTGGGCACAATGCTGAAATCAATTATCTTCTAGGTGTTGACGCTCCATCTGAATTCAACCTGGATCATCGTACAGGCATTCTAACTGCAGGGAAGAAACTAGatagagagaaacaagaaaaatattcctCCACAGTTCTGGCAAAATATAATGGGATACCATCCTTCATGACCAATGCCACAGTCTTACTGACCATTCTTGATCAGAATGATAACAGTCCAATTTTTACTCACAATGAGTACAACTTCTGTGTCCCAGAAAACCTTCCAAGACATGGCACAGCAGGACTAATCACTGTAACTGATCCTGATTATGGAGAAAATTCTACAGTCACCCTCTCTATTTTATATGTGAATGATGACTTCACCATTGATCCACAAATTGGTGTTATCCAACCAAATATTTCGTTTGACAGAGAAAAGCAAGAATCTTATACTTTCTATGTAAAGGCTGAGGATGGTGGTAAGGTATCACATTCTTCAACTGCCAAAGTGACAATAAATGTGGTTGATGTCAATGACAACAAACCAGTTTTTGTTGTCCCTTCTTCCAACAACTCCTATGAATTGGTTCTACCATCCACTAATCCAGGCACAGTGGTCTTCACAGTAGTTGCTATTGATGATGACACTGGCATGAATGCAGAGCTTCATTACAACATTGTAGGAGGAAACACAAAAGGTCTATTTGTAATTGACCAAACAACAGGCAACATAACACTGAAGGAGAAATGTGTTGTTACAGACCTTGGTTTACACAGACTGGTAGTCAAAGCTGAGGACTTAGGACAACCTGATTCTCTCTTCAATGTTGTAATTGTTAATCTATTTGTGAATGAGTCAGTGACCAATGCTACACTGATTCATGAACTGGTGCACAAAAACATTGAAATACCAGTGACCCCAAATACTGAGACAACTGATGCATCCTCACCAACCAGTGACTATGTCAAGATCACGGTTGCTATTATTGCTGGCACCATAACTGTCatcattgttattttcattacTGCTGTAGTAAGATGCTGCCAATCACCACACCTTAAGACTGCTCATAAAAACAAGCAGAATTCTGAATGGGTTACTCCAAatccagaaaacaaacagatgataatgatgatgatgaagaagaagaggaagaagaagaagaagaagaagaagaagaagaagaagaatgccCCTAAGAGCTTGCTGCTTA
This region of Felis catus isolate Fca126 chromosome X, F.catus_Fca126_mat1.0, whole genome shotgun sequence genomic DNA includes:
- the PCDH11X gene encoding LOW QUALITY PROTEIN: protocadherin-11 X-linked (The sequence of the model RefSeq protein was modified relative to this genomic sequence to represent the inferred CDS: inserted 1 base in 1 codon; deleted 1 base in 1 codon), with translation MDLLSGTYIFAVLLACVVFQSGAQEKNYTVQEEMPENVLIGDLLKELNLSLIPEKSLTSPMQFKLVYKTGDVPLIRIEEGTGEIFTAGARIDREKLCVDILVETRCFYEVEVAVLPDEIFRLVKIRFLLEDINDNAPLFPATVINISIPENSAINSRYALPAAIDPDIGINGVQNYQLIKGQSMFGLDVIETPEGDKTPQIIVQKELDREEKDTYVMKVKVEDGGFPRRSSXAILQINVADTNDNHPVFKENEIEVSIPENAPVGTSVTQLHATDADIGENAKIHFYFSNLVSNITKKLFHLNNNTGLITIKEPLDREESPNHKLQVLASDGGLMPARAMVLVNVTDINDNVPSIDIRYIINPINGTVILSENAPLHTKIALITVTDKDADHNGRVTCFTDHEVPFRLRPVFSNQFLLETAAYLDYESTREYAIKLLAVDAGKPPLNQSSMLLVKGKDENDNAPVFIQPFISLSVPENNSPGTKLTKLSAVDADSGHNAEINYLLGVDAPSEFNLDHRTGILTAGKKLDREKQEKYSSTVLAKYNGIPSFMTNATVLLTILDQNDNSPIFTHNEYNFCVPENLPRHGTAGLITVTDPDYGENSTVTLSILYVNDDFTIDPQIGVIQPNISFDREKQESYTFYVKAEDGGKVSHSSTAKVTINVVDVNDNKPVFVVPSSNNSYELVLPSTNPGTVVFTVVAIDDDTGMNAELHYNIVGGNTKGLFVIDQTTGNITLKEKCVVTDLGLHRLVVKAEDLGQPDSLFNVVIVNLFVNESVTNATLIHELVHKNIEIPVTPNTETTDASSPTSDYVKITVAIIAGTITVIIVIFITAVVRCCQSPHLKTAHKNKQNSEWVTPNPENKQMIMMMMKKKRKKKKKKKKKKKKNAPKSLLLNFATIEETKADDSENDGNSATLDFPIQLEEQTMGKYNWGTIPTTFKPDIPDLAWHYKSASPQPAFQIQPETPLNLKHHIIQELPLDNTFVACDSISKCSSSSSDPYSVSGYSYSVTTFKTPASIHTRPTDSRISTIEICSEI